In Scophthalmus maximus strain ysfricsl-2021 chromosome 5, ASM2237912v1, whole genome shotgun sequence, a single window of DNA contains:
- the txnipa gene encoding thioredoxin interacting protein a: MVAMTKRLKTFQIVFTDPSKTFYCGGDKVCGRIEVEVNEVTRVSAVKVRGLGCAKVEYAKGKQRCRQEAEYLRYEQVLQLDDQPTDSDGSVVLRPGNKYDYTFGFELPQQGQLVSSYKGKFGYVQYYVKALMERPHQPTLECKKPFEVEEPLDVNTPDLLSPTGGMKEKKVTCMFIPDGQVSLNAKIDRRGFCEGEDICINAKFENTCSRIVVPKAAIIAKHIYQANGRTKVFRQKLSSVRGNHIISGMCDAWQGKTIRVPKIKPSILGCNIIRVEYALMIYIHIPGSEKLILELPLVIGTAGLGSRSNSVSSQEGSVSNASQSWVSLRMPSEPPSYSDITSDCRLDQPLTPLLDDFDGDESPIFMTAPSFNFPPPPVYTEVEEEFSGSARMLPVC; the protein is encoded by the exons ATGGTGGCCATGACGAAGCGACTGAAAACCTTCCAGATTGTATTTACGGATCCCAGCAAGACTTTCTACTGCGGCGGGGACAAGGTGTGTGGCCGGATCGAGGTGGAAGTGAACGAGGTGACGCGTGTGTCCGCGGTGAAGGTCCGGGGTCTGGGCTGCGCCAAGGTGGAATACGCTAAAGGCAAGCAGCGGTGTCGACAGGAGGCAGAGTACCTCCGATACGAGCAGGTCCTGCAGCTGGACGACCAGCCCACAG ACTCTGATGGATCGGTCGTCTTGAGGCCTGGCAACAAATACGACTACACCTTTGGATTTGAGCTCCCACAGCAAGG GCAGCTGGTGTCATCATACAAGGGGAAGTTTGGCTATGTGCAGTACTATGTGAAGGCCCTGATGGAGAGGCCACACCAGCCCACCCTGGAGTGCAAGAAACCCTTTGAGGTGGAAGAGCCCCTGGATGTCAACACCCCAGACTTGTTG TCTCCCACAGGTGgtatgaaggagaagaaagtcACCTGCATGTTCATCCCCGATGGCCAGGTGTCACTGAATGCTAAGATTGATCGCCGTGGCTTCTGTGAAGGTGAAGACATCTGTATCAATGCAAAGTTTGAGAACACCTGCTCGCGTATTGTGGTGCCTAAGGCTGCTATCATCGCCAAACACATCTACCAGGCCAATGGTCGCACCAAGGTCTTCCGCCAGAAGCTGTCCTCAGTGCGTGGGAACCACATCATCTCTGGCATGTGTGATGCCTGGCAGGGAAAGACTATCCGGGTGCCAAAGATCAAACCATCAATACTGGGTTGCAACATTATCCGTGTGGAGTATGCTCTGATG ATTTATATCCACATCCCTGGAAGTGAGAAACTGATCCTGGAGCTGCCACTGGTTATTGGGACCGCCGGTCTGGGTAGCCGCAGCAACAGCGTGAGCAGCCAGGAAGGTTCAGTCAGTAATGCCTCTCAGAGCTGGGTGTCCCTCAGGATGCCCTCTGAGCCTCCCAGCTACTCTGACATCACCAGTGACTGCCGCCTGGACCAGCCCCTCACGCCACTCTTAGACGACTTTGATGGAGATGAGAGCCCCATCTTCATGACCGCACCATCCTTCAACTTCCCGCCACCTCCAGTATACACTGAG GTTGAGGAGGAGTTCAGTGGCAGTGCCCGCATGCTGCCTGTCTGCTGA